AAGGCAAGCGCTACACACGTCGGTGTCCAGATCACACTATACACTATTCGTCAAAGGTCATCTTGCTGCCAGCACCCGCAACGATCGCGGCCGACGCCCGCGGAGCTTGAGCGAGAGCTTTGCCGGGAGCCTTCGTCCTCGCATCGAACTTCTTCCTCCTGACCTCTTGTCGTTCATCCTTGCCCATCTTCTTGTACTTGTCGTTCTTCTGCTTCCGCGGGGCGTTCTCCCGTGCAGACGCTGCTTCCCGCGCGAGGCTCTCAATACTCTCCTCGCCACCAGCGACAGCATCGCCTTCGCCGTTTGGTGCTGCAGATCGCTGTTCCTTTGGCCCACCCTTGCCGTAGCGCTTTTGGTATCTGGTTTGTGCATCCTCTGCGAACTCGCACCGCATCGTCCTGCCGTTGTAGCGGTTGATAAACCACTTCCTGGGCTTGTGGTTCTTCCTCTTTGGCTTCTTCTTCCCTTCCTCATCATCGTCACTCTCATCGTCCTCGACATCCGACTCTTTGACATCCGACTCTTTCCACACAAAGCCCTTCACGGCATTCGTCGCACTTTCGATGTCCGCGAATGTGACCCATCCGAAACCCTTGCACTTGCCCGAGTCTTCGAATGTAGCTAGGAATACATCCTCTACCGTTCCAGCCTGCGCAAAGTGCTCTGATAGTTCGTCTTTGGTGATGTCGAAGCTCAAATTGCCCACAAATACTCTCTTGCTAGGTTCCTTGCCATTGATGCTGCCATCTGCCGCCACACCTTTCTCGACCTTTGGCTTCTCGGGTCTCCCTTCGAAGTTGTTCGCATTCTTGATGAGGACTTTTCTGCCTCCGCTCAGTCTCTCACTAAGGCCCAAGGCGATCTGCAAGACGGCCGGCGTGGTGAAGTCGACGTACGCGAAGCCCTTGTTCTGCTTCTGGTCATTGGTAGGCATGTGCACTCTCGTCACATCCTCGGCAGAAATGCCACCCTCTCTCAGCAGAAAGTCGCGAAGGCTTTCCTTGGTCGCGGTGAAGGGCAAATTGCCGATCCAGATGCCGTAATCGCTGCGCTTCGCAGGTTCGGCAGACTTGGACTTGGGCTTGTTGTCGCCCTCTTCATCCTGAATCTGGGCTGCTCTCGCAGGGTTGAGTGCGGGCTCTTCGGCAGGCTTCTTGGTCTTTGATTTCTTCTCCTTGCGCTTGGCTTTCTTCGACGGCGGTTCGGGCAAATTGACGTCGATCTCGAGTTCGTCTTCTGACTTGATGTCGCGCTTGCGCTTCTTCTCGACTTGTGGTGAGGACGACATGGTTGCTTTGAGTGGGTAGTATCAAATGTACCATGTGCGAATGTTGCAGCAGTACCTAACTACCTAGGTAGTTCACATGAAATTTTGGAGAGGGCCTCGCTAAGTCGGGACGCGCGCCTGAACGTGACTTTGCTGATTAACCCAAGCGTTCCATCATCCATGAGGACAGAGGACGTATCTTACCTCCTACCGCAGGCACGGTACAGCGACACCCTCCCTTCCCTTTAACCATCTCCTCTGCTTGTCACTTCTCCTCCGCTTCTCACCATCAACAACAAGATTCACCACTACCATACTATTCCCAATCGTCACCCACATTCGCAACACCCATGTCAGACTCCGAAGGTGTTgcaccaccaccaccgcGACCGCcgccaccaccaccaccaccacatCCGACGACCGCGGGCAAGTCGATCGATGTGCCCAAGCCCAAGTACAAGTCATGGCGGAAGAAGTATCGCAAGATGCGCCACAACTTCGACGGCGTCCTGGACGAGAACAAGCGGCTGTTCAAGGACGAGCAGAAGCTGGAGGGTATCGCGCGCAGGCTGCGTGAAGAGCTCGAGTACGTCGCGTCCCGGTGCACTACTTCTACGCTGCGACCACACCTGCTGACCTTGTTCTTAGTGACTTGCGCGATCTGTTGCTGGACCTCAACCAGAACCCCGCGCTACCCACGTCCATGCGCTACAACATCAACACCGACCAGAACAACACCGACATCGCTACCATTCGCGACGTCGTTGACGATAACATTACGCCGCAGGCTGCCAACGAGACCCTTGCCGACTACAAGAGCGCCGTGCAGCGTGGCCAG
This genomic window from Fulvia fulva chromosome 4, complete sequence contains:
- a CDS encoding RNA-binding protein rnp24; translation: MSSSPQVEKKRKRDIKSEDELEIDVNLPEPPSKKAKRKEKKSKTKKPAEEPALNPARAAQIQDEEGDNKPKSKSAEPAKRSDYGIWIGNLPFTATKESLRDFLLREGGISAEDVTRVHMPTNDQKQNKGFAYVDFTTPAVLQIALGLSERLSGGRKVLIKNANNFEGRPEKPKVEKGVAADGSINGKEPSKRVFVGNLSFDITKDELSEHFAQAGTVEDVFLATFEDSGKCKGFGWVTFADIESATNAVKGFVWKESDVKESDVEDDESDDDEEGKKKPKRKNHKPRKWFINRYNGRTMRCEFAEDAQTRYQKRYGKGGPKEQRSAAPNGEGDAVAGGEESIESLAREAASARENAPRKQKNDKYKKMGKDERQEVRRKKFDARTKAPGKALAQAPRASAAIVAGAGSKMTFDE